The DNA sequence ACCGGCGCATCAACAAGATCTCGGGATTGCTGGGCACCGCGGTAAACGTGCAGGCCATGGTCTACGGCAATATGGGGCCGAACAGCGGAACGGGTGTTTGCTTTACGCGCGACCCCTCCACCGGAGAGCACGTCCTGTACGGCGAATTCCTGGTGAATGCGCAGGGGGAGGATGTCGTAGCCGGTATCCGTACGCCCGAAGACATCAGCCGGATGGCGGATCATTTTCCCGACGCCTACAAGGAACTGCTCGAAGTCACCGACGGGCTCGAAAAACATTATCAGGACATGCAGGATATCGAGTTCACGGTGCAGGATAACCGGCTCTTCATCCTGCAAACGCGCAGCGGGAAACGGACCGGTACGGCTGCGGTGACCATTGCGGTGGATATGGTGCGGGAAGGACTGGTAGACAAGAAAACGGCGGTGCGGGACCTTGTGGAACCGAATCATCTGAATCAGGTGCTGCATCCGCAATTCAAGGACATGGATGCCTACAAGAGCGACGTGATCGGACAGGGGCTGCCGGCATCGCCGGGCGCCGCCGTCGGCCAGGTCGTTTTTTCCGCCGACGAGGCCGAAGCCTGGAAAGCGGACGGCAAACAGGTCATCCTGGTGCGCATCGAGACCAGCCCGGAAGATGTGGGGGGCATGGACGCCGCCGAGGGTATCCTGACATCGCGGGGCGGTATGACCTCGCACGCCGCCGTCGTAGCCCGGGGCTGGGGCAAACCCTGTGTGGCGGGCTGTAACGAGATTGTGATCAACTACCGGGAGAAATCCTTCACGAACGGCAAGGCCACTTTTGAGGAAGGCGACTGGCTCTCCATCAACGGAACCACCGGCGAAGTGATTTCCGGGAAGCAGCCGCTGGTCGAACCGGAGATGGGCGGCGCCTTCGGGCAGTTCATGGAATGGGCCGACGAATTCCGCACCATGAAGGTGCGTACGAACGCCGACGCGCCGGCGGACGCCGCCAAGGCGATCGAGTTTGGCGCCGAGGGGATCGGCCTGTGCCGTACCGAGCACATGTTCTTCGAAGGAGGACGCATTCAGGCGGTCCGGGAAATGATCCTGGCGGAATCCGAAAAGGACCGGCGCAAGGCGCTGGCCAAGCTCCTTCCCTACCAGAAAGAAGATTTTCTGGGGATTTTCCGGGCCATGGCCGGCAAGCCGGTGACGGTACGTCTGCTGGACCCGCCCCTGCACGAATTCCTGCCGCACGACGAAGCCGGGGAGAAAGAGATGGCGGACAGTCTCGGCATCAGTCTTGAGGACGTAAAGGCGAAAGTGGCGTTTCTGCACGAATTCAATCCCATGTTGGGACACCGGGGTTGCCGCCTGGGCATCACCTACCCGGAAATCACGGAGATGCAAACCCGCGCCATTCTGGAAGCAGCAGTCGAGCTCGCGGAAGAAGGTATCGAAGTGCTTCCCGAAATCATGGTGCCTCTCACCGGTACGCTGGAGGAGTTTGCGAATCAGAAGGCGGTGATCAACCGGACCGCGGCGGATATCTTCGCTGCAAAGGGCGCCTCCGTCGATTACCTGGTGGGCACCATGATCGAGGTGCCACGCGCCGCGCTGGTCGCCGACGAAATCGCCCGGGAAGCGGATTTCTTCTCCTTCGGGACAAACGACCTGACCCAGATGGGCTTCGGGTACAGCCGGGACGACGCCGGGAAATTCCTGCCCTACTATGTGGAATCCAAAATTCTCCCGGACGATCCGTTCCAGTCGCTGGACCAGAAGGGAATCGGGCAGCTCGTGCAAATGGGCACCGAACGCGGGCGGGCAACACGCAGCGATCTCAAGGTCGGCATCTGCGGCGAACACGGCGGCGAGCCTTCCTCGATCGGATTCTGCTACCGGATCGGACTCGACTATGTCTCCTGCTCGCCTTTCCGCGTGCCCATAGCCCGGCTTGCGGCGGCGCAGGAAGCGCTGAACGAGGCATAAACAGGTAAGGAAAGGTACGCGCAGCGGCGGAATTCAACCGCTATCCCTCGTTGCCCCGGGGCACGAAGGCCTGGATGCCGGTCAGTTCGCGGCCCAGAATGAGGCCGTGGATGTCGTACGTGCCTTCGTAGGTATTGACGCTCTCGAGGTTCACCATGTGGTGAATCACGCGGTATTCCCCGGAAATCCCATTGCCTCCCAGCATGTCGCGCGCCATCCGGGCGATCTCGAGGGCCTTGTTGCAATTGTTGCGCTTGGCCAGCGAAATCATGGCGGGCGCCAGCCGCCCCTCGTC is a window from the Bacteroidetes bacterium SB0662_bin_6 genome containing:
- a CDS encoding pyruvate, phosphate dikinase translates to MKTNAQTDTAQAIKYVYSFGGGRAEGDRSMKSLLGGKGANLAEMSAIGLPVPPGCTISTEACQYYSSEGHTWPEGLEEQIEEAIARLEDDMQAGLGDPDNPLLVSVRSGAAISMPGMMDTVLNLGMNDEVAEGLARRTGNVRFAYDAYRRFIDMFGDVVVGVPHEHFEEAIEALKKERGVENDVDLSGDDLKVLVERYKAIYRQNTSHMFPEDPREQLRFAVNAVFSSWDAERAVKYRRINKISGLLGTAVNVQAMVYGNMGPNSGTGVCFTRDPSTGEHVLYGEFLVNAQGEDVVAGIRTPEDISRMADHFPDAYKELLEVTDGLEKHYQDMQDIEFTVQDNRLFILQTRSGKRTGTAAVTIAVDMVREGLVDKKTAVRDLVEPNHLNQVLHPQFKDMDAYKSDVIGQGLPASPGAAVGQVVFSADEAEAWKADGKQVILVRIETSPEDVGGMDAAEGILTSRGGMTSHAAVVARGWGKPCVAGCNEIVINYREKSFTNGKATFEEGDWLSINGTTGEVISGKQPLVEPEMGGAFGQFMEWADEFRTMKVRTNADAPADAAKAIEFGAEGIGLCRTEHMFFEGGRIQAVREMILAESEKDRRKALAKLLPYQKEDFLGIFRAMAGKPVTVRLLDPPLHEFLPHDEAGEKEMADSLGISLEDVKAKVAFLHEFNPMLGHRGCRLGITYPEITEMQTRAILEAAVELAEEGIEVLPEIMVPLTGTLEEFANQKAVINRTAADIFAAKGASVDYLVGTMIEVPRAALVADEIAREADFFSFGTNDLTQMGFGYSRDDAGKFLPYYVESKILPDDPFQSLDQKGIGQLVQMGTERGRATRSDLKVGICGEHGGEPSSIGFCYRIGLDYVSCSPFRVPIARLAAAQEALNEA